The Ranitomeya variabilis isolate aRanVar5 chromosome 7, aRanVar5.hap1, whole genome shotgun sequence genome includes a window with the following:
- the LRRC3 gene encoding leucine-rich repeat-containing protein 3, whose amino-acid sequence MYVYLYKMHPAEQTSKCTDIIFNRGLLLFFFHFQFIVSCPKSCQCSDNNGAVVVQCSSRNLEEIPIDLPMDTVSLKLDANKIQQVPNNAFKDLSHLQELDLSRNSIEKIELSAFKGLTDGLRLLDLSGNQIQSIPKEALANLKGKIRLSNNPLHCDCSLQEMLRELNLDPDTVNDISCQTSVQEEYVGKPLIQVLDSGINFCNIHHRTTDVAMFITMFGWFTMVITYVVYYVRHNQEDARRHLEYLKSLPSTQITKDFDTISTVL is encoded by the coding sequence ATGTATGTGTACCTCTATAAGATGCACCCAGCAGAGCAGACATCAAAGTGTACAGACATTATATTCAACCGAGGTCTTCTGCTGTTCTTTTTCCATTTCCAATTCATTGTATCTTGCCCCAAAAGCTGTCAGTGTTCAGACAACAATGGAGCCGTGGTGGTCCAATGCAGCTCAAGGAACCTGGAAGAAATACCAATAGACCTTCCCATGGACACAGTTTCTTTAAAGCTTGATGCAAACAAGATTCAACAGGTACCCAACAATGCATTTAAGGACTTAAGTCATCTCCAAGAACTGGACCTTTCCCGGAACTCCATTGAGAAAATTGAACTGTCTGCTTTTAAAGGACTTACTGATGGTTTGAGGCTTCTGGATTTGTCTGGAAATCAGATCCAAAGTATTCCCAAAGAAGCACTGGCCAATCTGAAAGGCAAAATCCGCCTTTCTAATAATCCTTTACATTGTGACTGTTCCCTTCAGGAGATGTTAAGGGAACTGAACCTGGACCCAGACACAGTTAATGACATTTCTTGCCAGACTTCAGTACAGGAGGAATATGTGGGTAAACCTTTAATCCAAGTTCTAGACTCAGGCATTAATTTTTGCAATATCCACCATAGGACCACCGATGTGGCCATGTTCATTACTATGTTTGGTTGGTTTACTATGGTGATAACTTATGTGGTTTATTATGTAAGACACAACCAAGAGGACGCCAGAAGACACCTGGAGTACCTGAAGTCATTGCCTAGCACTCAAATAACCAAAGACTTTGATACTATAAGCACAGTTTTGTAA